From a region of the Pongo abelii isolate AG06213 chromosome 9, NHGRI_mPonAbe1-v2.0_pri, whole genome shotgun sequence genome:
- the BBS1 gene encoding Bardet-Biedl syndrome 1 protein isoform X1 — MTESPLPALPAAAATFLMEQHEPRTPALALASGPCVYVYKNLRPYFKFSLPQLPPNPLEQDLWNQAKEDRIDPLTLKEMLESIRETAEEPLSIQSLRFLQLELTEMEAFVNQHKSNSIKRQTVITTMTTLKKNLADEDAVSCLVLGTENKELLVLDPEAFTILAKMSLPSVPVFLEVSGQFDVEFRLAAACRNGNIYILRRDSKNPKYCIELTAQPVGLIWVHKVLVVGSTQDSLHGFTHKGKKLWTVQMPAAILTMNLLEQHSRGLQAVMAALANGEVRIYRDKALLNIIHTPDAVTSLCFGRYGREDNTLIMTTRGGGLIIKILKRTAVFVEGGSEVGPPPAQAMKLNVPRKTRLYVDQTLREREAGTAMHRAFQTDLYLLRLRAARTYLQALESSLSPVSATAREPLKLHAVVQGLGPTFKLTLHLQNTSTTRPVLGLLVCFLYNEALYSLPRAFFKVPLLVPGLNYPLETFVESLSNKGISDIIKVLVLREGQSAPLLSAHVNMPGNEGLAAA; from the exons ATGACCGAAAGCCCGCTACCTGCTCTGCCAGCTGCTGCTGCCACCTTCCTCATGGAGCAACATGAGCCCCGGACCCCAGCTCTGGCACTTGCTTCAGGcccctgtgtctatgtgtataAGAATCTCAGACCCTACTTCAAGTTCAGCCTGCCCCAATTGCCTCCAAATCCTCTGGAACAAGACCTTTGGAACCAGGCCAAAGAG GATCGAATCGACCCCTTAACCCTGAAGGAGATGCTGGAGAGCATCCG GGAGACGGCAGAGGAGCCTTTGTCCATCCAGTCACTCAG GTTTCTGCAGCTGGAGCTAACTGAAATGGAGGCATTTGTAAACCAACACAAGTCCAACTCCATCAAGCGGCAG ACAGTCATCACCACCATGACCACCTTGAAGAAGAACCTGGCTGACGAGGATGCTGTGTCTTGCCTGGTGCTGGGCACCGAGAACAAGGAGCTCCTGGTCCTTGACCCCGAAGCCTTCACCATTTTAGCCAAG ATGAGTCTTCCCAGCGTCCCCGTCTTCCTAGAGGTTTCCGGCCAGTTTGATGTTGAGTTCCGGCTTGCTGCAGCCTGCCGCAATGGAAACATCTATATTCTGAGAAG AGACTCCAAGAACCCCAAGTACTGCATCGAGCTGACCGCCCAGCCTGTGGGACTTATCTGGGTACACAAGGTCCTAGTAGTGGGCAGCACCCAAGACAGCCTGCATGGCTTCACCCACAAG GGGAAGAAGCTGTGGACAGTGCAGATGCCTGCAGCCATCCTGACCATGAACCTCCTGGAGCAGCACTCCCGGGGCCTGCAGGCCGTCATGGCTGCACTGGCCAATGGAGAGGTCCGCATTTATCGCGACAAGGCCCTGCTCAACATCATCCACACCCCG GATGCAGTGACCAGCCTTTGCTTTGGCCGCTATGGGCGGGAGGACAACACCCTCATCATGACCACTCGAG GTGGTGGCCTGATCATCAAGATCCTGAAGCGTACAGCAGTGTTTGTAGAGGGAGGAAGTGAGGTGGGTCCCCCACCAGCCCAGGCCATGAAACTCAATGTGCCCCGAAAGACCCGGCTTTACGTGGATCAGACACTGCGAGAGCGGGAGGCTGGCACCG CCATGCACCGGGCCTTCCAGACAGACCTATACCTGCTGCGCCTACGTGCTGCCCGCACCTACCTGCAGGCCCTCGAGTCCAGCCTGAGCCCCGTGTCCGCGACAGCCCGAGAGCCACTCAAGCTGCACGCTGTG GTTCAGGGCCTTGGCCCCACCTTTAAGCTCACACTTCACCTGCAGAACACCTCAACAACCCGTCCTGTCCTGGGGCTGCTGGTCTGCTTCCTGTACAACGAGGCGCTCTATTCCCTGCCCCGGGCCTTCTTCAAG GTACCCTTGCTGGTGCCAGGGCTCAACTACCCCCTGGAGACCTTTGTGGAGAGTCTCAGTAACAAGGGCATCTCAGATATCATCAAG GTGCTGGTGCTTCGAGAAGGCCAAAGTGCACCCCTGCTGAGCGCCCACGTCAACATGCCTGGGAACGAGGGGCTGGCGGCCGCCTGA
- the BBS1 gene encoding Bardet-Biedl syndrome 1 protein (The RefSeq protein has 1 substitution compared to this genomic sequence) produces MAAASSSDSDACGAESNEANSKWLDAHYDPMANIHTFSACLALADLHGDGEYKLVVGDLGPGGQQPRLKVLKGPLVMTESPLPALPAAAATFLMEQHEPRTPALALASGPCVYVYKNLRPYFKFSLPQLPPNPLEQDLWNQAKEDRIDPLTLKEMLESIRETAEEPLSIQSLRFLQLELTEMEAFVNQHKSNSIKRQTVITTMTTLKKNLADEDAVSCLVLGTENKELLVLDPEAFTILAKMSLPSVPVFLEVSGQFDVEFRLAAACRNGNIYILRRDSKNPKYCIELTAQPVGLIWVHKVLVVGSTQDSLHGFTHKGKKLWTVQMPAAILTMNLLEQHSRGLQAVMAALANGEVRIYRDKALLNIIHTPDAVTSLCFGRYGREDNTLIMTTRGGGLIIKILKRTAVFVEGGSEVGPPPAQAMKLNVPRKTRLYVDQTLREREAGTAMHRAFQTDLYLLRLRAARTYLQALESSLSPVSATAREPLKLHAVVQGLGPTFKLTLHLQNTSTTRPVLGLLVCFLYNEALYSLPRAFFKVPLLVPGLNYPLETFVESLSNKGISDIIKVLVLREGQSAPLLSAHVNMPGNEGLVAA; encoded by the exons ATGGCCGCTGCGTCTTCATCGGATTCCGACGCCTGCGGAGCTGAGAG CAATGAGGCCAATTCGAAGTGGTTGGATGCACATTACGACCCAATGGCCAATATCCACACCTTTTCTGCCTGCCTAG CGCTGGCAGATTTACATGGGGATGGGGAATACAAG CTGGTGGTAGGGGACCTTGGCCCTGGTGGGCAGCAGCCCCGCCTGAAGGTGCTCAAAGGACCACTGGTGATGACCGAAAGCCCGCTACCTGCTCTGCCAGCTGCTGCTGCCACCTTCCTCATGGAGCAACATGAGCCCCGGACCCCAGCTCTGGCACTTGCTTCAGGcccctgtgtctatgtgtataAGAATCTCAGACCCTACTTCAAGTTCAGCCTGCCCCAATTGCCTCCAAATCCTCTGGAACAAGACCTTTGGAACCAGGCCAAAGAG GATCGAATCGACCCCTTAACCCTGAAGGAGATGCTGGAGAGCATCCG GGAGACGGCAGAGGAGCCTTTGTCCATCCAGTCACTCAG GTTTCTGCAGCTGGAGCTAACTGAAATGGAGGCATTTGTAAACCAACACAAGTCCAACTCCATCAAGCGGCAG ACAGTCATCACCACCATGACCACCTTGAAGAAGAACCTGGCTGACGAGGATGCTGTGTCTTGCCTGGTGCTGGGCACCGAGAACAAGGAGCTCCTGGTCCTTGACCCCGAAGCCTTCACCATTTTAGCCAAG ATGAGTCTTCCCAGCGTCCCCGTCTTCCTAGAGGTTTCCGGCCAGTTTGATGTTGAGTTCCGGCTTGCTGCAGCCTGCCGCAATGGAAACATCTATATTCTGAGAAG AGACTCCAAGAACCCCAAGTACTGCATCGAGCTGACCGCCCAGCCTGTGGGACTTATCTGGGTACACAAGGTCCTAGTAGTGGGCAGCACCCAAGACAGCCTGCATGGCTTCACCCACAAG GGGAAGAAGCTGTGGACAGTGCAGATGCCTGCAGCCATCCTGACCATGAACCTCCTGGAGCAGCACTCCCGGGGCCTGCAGGCCGTCATGGCTGCACTGGCCAATGGAGAGGTCCGCATTTATCGCGACAAGGCCCTGCTCAACATCATCCACACCCCG GATGCAGTGACCAGCCTTTGCTTTGGCCGCTATGGGCGGGAGGACAACACCCTCATCATGACCACTCGAG GTGGTGGCCTGATCATCAAGATCCTGAAGCGTACAGCAGTGTTTGTAGAGGGAGGAAGTGAGGTGGGTCCCCCACCAGCCCAGGCCATGAAACTCAATGTGCCCCGAAAGACCCGGCTTTACGTGGATCAGACACTGCGAGAGCGGGAGGCTGGCACCG CCATGCACCGGGCCTTCCAGACAGACCTATACCTGCTGCGCCTACGTGCTGCCCGCACCTACCTGCAGGCCCTCGAGTCCAGCCTGAGCCCCGTGTCCGCGACAGCCCGAGAGCCACTCAAGCTGCACGCTGTG GTTCAGGGCCTTGGCCCCACCTTTAAGCTCACACTTCACCTGCAGAACACCTCAACAACCCGTCCTGTCCTGGGGCTGCTGGTCTGCTTCCTGTACAACGAGGCGCTCTATTCCCTGCCCCGGGCCTTCTTCAAG GTACCCTTGCTGGTGCCAGGGCTCAACTACCCCCTGGAGACCTTTGTGGAGAGTCTCAGTAACAAGGGCATCTCAGATATCATCAAG GTGCTGGTGCTTCGAGAAGGCCAAAGTGCACCCCTGCTGAGCGCCCACGTCAACATGCCTGGGAACGAGGGGCTGGCGGCCGCCTGA